The Pecten maximus chromosome 14, xPecMax1.1, whole genome shotgun sequence genome includes a region encoding these proteins:
- the LOC117342483 gene encoding midasin-like isoform X1: MHTFNTCIFFTHRTWDEAKKKPKPYRKQSESNQPKDGSCIFVKLDKGVWWPGYASEGKGYFYDEDEYITLNKSNWKYTVSDEQLRKSLDKLKGRNKRKFFDDLEATKSKKGSGMTGHADGQEEIVDDNIDEQERLEESSKVDDDQEKILEDGQMKDDDQEKIVKDGQMKDDDQEKIVKDGQMMDDDQEKIVKDGQMVDDDQEKIVNDGQMREDDQEKIVKDGQMIDDDQEKIVKAGQMIDDDQEKIVKDGQMKDDDQEKIVKDGQMMDDDQEKIVKDGQMMDDDQEKIVMDGQMKDDDQEMLVEDGELADDELEWRSDDELERRSDDELERRSDYELERISNDELERRSDDELESITLTDGHDGNMSFRYDGNMVMLKENREAFSVVKEKPDLEEVMDSCSEDSNCSLIWPILSVSLRKTRILKRWKTNDSHKDSDSSVHDYDSDSRDPSYKPQKHDRLDDGETDASDHNDSSALTITKKRKSLHWKKKERKKNRVPWTKADTEILKRIFHPCITSNKPPTKNDVLLGTRKNTYVKTMFEKRGWKCIKYYVWSLTQQHQKKKMKLLQASSLRN, translated from the exons ATGCATACATTTAATACTTGTATTTTCTTTACTCACAGAACATGGGacgaagcaaaaaaaaaacccaagcCTTACAGAAAACAATCTGAATCAAATCAGCCTAAAG ATGGATCCTGTATATTTGTGAAGCTTGACAAGGGAGTGTGGTGGCCAGGATATGCCTCGGAGGGAAAAGGCTACTTCTATGATGAAGATGAATA catAACCCTCAACAAATCTAATTGGAAATATACAGTCAGTGATGAACAGCTGAGGAAATCACTAG aCAAACTGAAAGGTAGAAATAAAAGGaaattttttgatgatttggaAGCAACAAAGTCAAAG AAAGGCAGTGGAATGACAGGACATGCTGATGGACAAGAAGAGATAGTAGATGATAACATTGATGAACAAGAAAGGCTTGAAGAGAGTAGCAAGGTAGatgatgaccaagagaagatattggaggatggacagatgaaggacgatgaccaagagaagatagtgaaggatggacagatgaaggacgatgaccaagagaagattgtgaaggatggacagatgatggatgatgaccaagagaagattgtgAAGGATGGACAAATGGTGGatgatgaccaagagaagattgtgAATGATGGACAGATGAGGGAagatgaccaagagaagattgtgaaggatggacagatgattgatgatgaccaagagaagattgtgAAGGCTGGACAGATGATTGAcgatgaccaagagaagattgtgaaggatggacagatgaaggacgatgaccaagagaagattgtgaaggatggacagatgatggatgatgaccaagagaagattgtgaaggatggacagatgatggatgatgaccaagagaagattgtgatggatggacagatgaaggaCGATGACCAAGAGATGTTGGTGGAGGATGGAGAGTTAgcagatgatgaactagaatggagatcagatgatgaactagaaaggagatcagatgatgaactagaaaggagGTCAGATTATGAACTAGAAAGAATATCAaatgatgaactagaaaggagatcagatgatgaactagagAGCATAACACTAACAGATGGTCATGATGGAAACATGAGTTTCAGATATGATGGAAACATGGTCATGCTGAAGGAAAACAGAGAAGCCTTTAGTG TTGTTAAGGAAAAGCCGGATCTGGAGGAAGTAATGGATTCTTGCAGCGAGGACAGCAACTGCTCGCTGATTTGGCCCATATTG AGTGTTAGTCTGAGAAAGACCAGAATCTTAAAGAGATGGAAAACCAATGA CTCACATAAAGACAGTGATAGTAGTGTTCATGACTATGATTCTGACAGCAGAGACCCTTCTTATAAGCCACAGAAGCATGATAGACTTGATGATGG TGAGACAGATGCAAGTGACCACAATGATTCCAGTGCATTGACCATCACCAAGAAAAGAAAG agCCTTCACtggaaaaagaaagaaagaaaaaaaaacagggtGCCCTGGACCAAAGCTGACACTGAAATCCTTAAGCGCATATTTCATCCATGTATTACATCAAATAAGCCTCCAAcaaaaaatgatgttttattaGGGACAAGGAAAAACACTTACGTGAAAACAATGTTCGAAAAAAGAGGCTGGAAGTGTATTAAGTATTACGTTTGGAGCCTGACACAACAgcatcagaaaaaaaagatgaaacTTTTGCAAGCATCTTCTTTGCGGAACTAA
- the LOC117342483 gene encoding midasin-like isoform X2, giving the protein MTGHADGQEEIVDDNIDEQERLEESSKVDDDQEKILEDGQMKDDDQEKIVKDGQMKDDDQEKIVKDGQMMDDDQEKIVKDGQMVDDDQEKIVNDGQMREDDQEKIVKDGQMIDDDQEKIVKAGQMIDDDQEKIVKDGQMKDDDQEKIVKDGQMMDDDQEKIVKDGQMMDDDQEKIVMDGQMKDDDQEMLVEDGELADDELEWRSDDELERRSDDELERRSDYELERISNDELERRSDDELESITLTDGHDGNMSFRYDGNMVMLKENREAFSVVKEKPDLEEVMDSCSEDSNCSLIWPILSVSLRKTRILKRWKTNDSHKDSDSSVHDYDSDSRDPSYKPQKHDRLDDGETDASDHNDSSALTITKKRKSLHWKKKERKKNRVPWTKADTEILKRIFHPCITSNKPPTKNDVLLGTRKNTYVKTMFEKRGWKCIKYYVWSLTQQHQKKKMKLLQASSLRN; this is encoded by the exons ATGACAGGACATGCTGATGGACAAGAAGAGATAGTAGATGATAACATTGATGAACAAGAAAGGCTTGAAGAGAGTAGCAAGGTAGatgatgaccaagagaagatattggaggatggacagatgaaggacgatgaccaagagaagatagtgaaggatggacagatgaaggacgatgaccaagagaagattgtgaaggatggacagatgatggatgatgaccaagagaagattgtgAAGGATGGACAAATGGTGGatgatgaccaagagaagattgtgAATGATGGACAGATGAGGGAagatgaccaagagaagattgtgaaggatggacagatgattgatgatgaccaagagaagattgtgAAGGCTGGACAGATGATTGAcgatgaccaagagaagattgtgaaggatggacagatgaaggacgatgaccaagagaagattgtgaaggatggacagatgatggatgatgaccaagagaagattgtgaaggatggacagatgatggatgatgaccaagagaagattgtgatggatggacagatgaaggaCGATGACCAAGAGATGTTGGTGGAGGATGGAGAGTTAgcagatgatgaactagaatggagatcagatgatgaactagaaaggagatcagatgatgaactagaaaggagGTCAGATTATGAACTAGAAAGAATATCAaatgatgaactagaaaggagatcagatgatgaactagagAGCATAACACTAACAGATGGTCATGATGGAAACATGAGTTTCAGATATGATGGAAACATGGTCATGCTGAAGGAAAACAGAGAAGCCTTTAGTG TTGTTAAGGAAAAGCCGGATCTGGAGGAAGTAATGGATTCTTGCAGCGAGGACAGCAACTGCTCGCTGATTTGGCCCATATTG AGTGTTAGTCTGAGAAAGACCAGAATCTTAAAGAGATGGAAAACCAATGA CTCACATAAAGACAGTGATAGTAGTGTTCATGACTATGATTCTGACAGCAGAGACCCTTCTTATAAGCCACAGAAGCATGATAGACTTGATGATGG TGAGACAGATGCAAGTGACCACAATGATTCCAGTGCATTGACCATCACCAAGAAAAGAAAG agCCTTCACtggaaaaagaaagaaagaaaaaaaaacagggtGCCCTGGACCAAAGCTGACACTGAAATCCTTAAGCGCATATTTCATCCATGTATTACATCAAATAAGCCTCCAAcaaaaaatgatgttttattaGGGACAAGGAAAAACACTTACGTGAAAACAATGTTCGAAAAAAGAGGCTGGAAGTGTATTAAGTATTACGTTTGGAGCCTGACACAACAgcatcagaaaaaaaagatgaaacTTTTGCAAGCATCTTCTTTGCGGAACTAA
- the LOC117341909 gene encoding uncharacterized protein LOC117341909 — MVERFNKTLVTMLSAFVNNHQTDWDEHLPYVMMAYRSTEHETTGNSPNAMMLGRETSTPLDIQYEMPRNIKTIPQNQWAWQLKEKMENAHELVRKHSKGAMIRQKRYHDQKLSWTKFEPGDSVYVFFPNIPAGTTHKLASRWRGPFKILTRLTEVTYRVPCGYKGKTQVIHADRMRPRPPQVLRGESRAEAFGRKDVQVQVDETCFEQSQNESVEKTEKDLVLEELGEKLGENECEPNGANPRRTRRKPQWHSDYTSFY, encoded by the coding sequence ATGGTAGAACGGTTCAACAAGACGCTTGTGACCATGCTGAGTGCCTTTGTAAATAACCATCAGACTGATTGGGACGAACACTTGCCGTATGTAATGATGGCGTACCGCTCTACAGAACACGAGACCACTGGGAATTCGCCTAATGCTATGATGCTAGGAAGGGAAACGAGTACTCCCCTGGATATTCAGTATGAAATGCCAAGGAATATCAAAACCATTCCTCAAAACCAATGGGCTTGGCAGTTAAAGGAGAAGATGGAAAATGCACACGAACTAGTTAGGAAACACTCAAAAGGTGCGATGATCCGACAAAAGCGTTACCATGACCAGAAGTTGTCTTGGACCAAGTTTGAGCCAGGTGATTCTGTCTATGTCTTCTTCCCAAATATTCCGGCTGGGACCACCCACAAGTTAGCAAGCCGATGGCGGGGACCTTTTAAGATACTCACTAGATTGACAGAGGTGACCTATAGGGTTCCGTGTGGTTATAAGGGAAAGACTCAAGTGATCCATGCTGACCGCATGAGACCGAGACCCCCCCAAGTATTGCGTGGTGAAAGTAGAGCGGAAGCATTCGGACGAAAAGATGTGCAAGTTCAGGTGGATGAAACGTGTTTTGAGCAAAGTCAGAATGAGAGTGTAGAGAAAACTGAGAAAGACTTGGTGCTTGAGGAATTAGGTGAGAAATTAGGTGAAAATGAGTGTGAACCTAATGGAGCAAACCCAAGGCGTACGCGACGTAAACCTCAGTGGCATTCTGATTACACTTCATTCTACTAG